The window TCATCAGTTATCACGCATGACAATATTGACTTGGCACGATCAGAACCCTGAATTATATTCCAAGTTACATGTACACACAGGAAAACAAGAAACAACGGGTTACCTTCCTAAATACTACTAGTATTCATTCTCGAAAAATACTACCACTAGTATTCCGCTGGCATATGTCCCATGTGAccaatttttttcttttttgtgcTGCAGTCTACGGTCCACCACACTACTTTTTTTTTTGCGATGACCACCACACTACTATTAACGAACGGGAACTGGAAACTGGAATAATAGTCTGTTTTGGGGTGTTTCGTATGATGTCCCCAACTGCCTGAACGAAATTTGTACTTTGATTAGATCTGGTCGTTGTTTGGTAAATTTGTTGTCAAAATTCCCTTGATgcaatgtggcttttggtaactTTCATGTAATGCCGCTCACAACGGCGATGATCCACTTTTCTTTCAAATTTGTAGTTGCCGCTAACAGTGACAAGGCCATGGATCTGAAATATTCGAATTTGTAGTCATTGCTCCGTTTTCTCTTTCAAAACACAATGGTTAAAAAGAATTCTAGACCTAGCTGGCCCAGGTGGTACCGGTCAAAAGCACATCTATTATTTTAGCCTAATCTGTAAGTAGAGAAACCACTGATATGTATATTTTTTATTTTCTGAGAAAACACTATTGCAATATCATTCTTGGTTAAAATATACTAGTATATTTGCATTCCCGGACAAAGCAGAAAACCGTGGTTTCAGATTGGATCTGCGACGCGGCGTCAGCGAAATCAAAGTCGCGGCCGTCAACGTCGGATGGTGGAAGTCCAAAGCGTTTGGTTTGCGTCCAGTTCAACAGTCCAGGTGCAGGTCCTGGCCTAGTGCGGTGACCCAGCTCCACCAAGTGGGCTTCCTGACAGCAGCATGCATTTTGAAATACACATAGGGCGTGTTTGGTAGCTTTCCCGGCTTAGCTCAGCCTGTCTTAACGGAGGCTGGTTGAGAAAAAACGAGAAAACATTAACACATGCACTTCGTttggttgcctacaacgaggctgcTTGCATTAGAGGATTGCTTTAGGCATATTATTTGGTTGTTTGCATTGGCTCGGCGAATGCAACTACATCATGTTTGGTTGCCTGCACCGGAGATGAATAAGATTAATAGCTACCTATAACACACTGCAGAGGccgggggtgattcctccttTTCTAAAAGAAAACCCATAACACACACAGGGCCATGGCGACTGGCGAACGATGGCAAGGACGCAATGCTGTCCAAGTCAGTTTTCTGTTTGTTTGTTTCTAGTCCAGTACTCCATTCGTTCTTAAATATAAGCCCTTTTAGAGATTTTAATGCAGACTACATGcatacaaagcaaaatgagtgaatctacatttTAAACTAGGgttatatacatccatatgttgtcggtattgaaatctttaaaagatcttatatttaggaacagagggagtagcttAATAGCCTCGGCCACGGTTGTTGATGGTATGCTGCTAATGTGTGAACAAAGACCAGAAGATACGTCCTGGTTTCACACGGTGAATCAAGTAGCAACTCATTCTTCGCCCTAGAAGGAAATAAGATTTATCGTTGGCGCGTCAAGCTAACCTCTACAGGCGAGGCAATAAGGTTTTTTGGAAGCGCAATTTTATGACTGCTTGCTGTACATCCAATATTCTTCACTGCGATAAGCATGGGTGGAGCTTCACCAAACCGGCACTGTGACTTTTCGATGACACCAATAAACCCTTGGCGAGTTCTAGGAGAGAACACATAGCATGATCCGCCTGCTCTTAGAGCTAAATAATTTGCTACGATGATACTCCCTAATCAGATAATCTTGGATGAGTTAACTATCGCCTTCATTTTCAGACGCAAAATACCAATACTGGCTAGACTAACTTGGTCTTGAATTTTCGTGCAGCCAAGGCCCGTCTTTACCTACAAAGCGTGTGCTTTGAAAATTGAGATGGACTGGTCGATCACCATCAACTACCATGCATGCACCTAGCTGGATTTGGATATATATGGGTGAGGGTGCCTGGTGCGGGTTCGCCTGTAATAGAGAGCTGGTGAGGGTGCATCTAGTGCGGTAGGTAGAATTGCAACTAGGGCATGCAGCCACAAATGGTTGTTAATTGCCCATTTGCATGCCCTAGTTGCACACGACGACGACGTCCATGGTTGTTGACTGATAGCTAGCTACATATAAGACCATTTCGAGAGGCAGCTACACAAATGATTGTAAGTGCCTTGAGTGCACATTTCGTGGATGGCTAACTGACGACTATATTAATGTGAGCGTGCATATATATTAGCCGTCGAAACACGACTGGAAGGCGGCCAGTCTAGTCAACCGAGCTCTCTACCCGCTTCTTTGGACACGAGGACATGGCTTTGGAAGATGCATGCATGCCAATCAGACAACCAACCGAAGGCACACGGCAAATTGGTCCCTCTGCTTCGTCAGTTATGACGTGATGATCGTAGTTCAAATCTTAGGCAGGATGGTTCCCGTGCATCATTCGATTGGACATGCATATAGATCACGCACTCACCATATCACACATGCCTGTCCCATGAACGTGACGCTTGGGACATGTACAGTAACTGATAAAGCATGTTAGCAAAATCACATAAGCAACAAGATCGATTAGCACAAAAAAAAACAAGATCGATTAGCACAAAATTGCACATATATCCGTACCTTTAGCCATGTTGACACCGGCCATAGCCAGTTTTTCTAACCTGTCTTCCTTCTTTACCTTTAGCGCTCGCTTGATGATTAGAGAACAAGGGAGACTCGGCATTTTTGTCAATTTTCCATACCCTTAGATGTAGTATGCTTTGTCTATTTACTATTTATACATGCATAAGCACTAAGCATTGTTCCAACATACTTTGCCTAGTTCCAACGAAAAATGACTCGGCGAAGATAACTAGATGTAACATGTTTTTCTGTTTATACTTTGCCTAGTTCCAACGGAAAACGACTCAGCGAAGAAATAAACCCGACATAATCTCAAGTTCGTCAAGTTGCAGACCGAAAAAACTCGGTAAAGTCTGAGAGGTGGGCCCGGCTATAGAGCAAGCGACGTAACCGTGACAACGGTCTTTCTTTGCCGAGTTTCGGCTCACGAGACTCGCTAAACATTTGCTCTTTATATTTTTTGCTTATACGTAGGGAAGATTCATAGTCACACTCCGTATCCCGTTGATGGCTACTTGGCTCTTTTTTTAATTATTTCATCAAGTTCCGTCAGTCCATATCCCCTCAGGGTCGCTTTTTTTTATCGGTCATAGACCGGGCCGCTTAGTCGTTTGAGGCGCctggctgtagatgctctaagagGATGTGTGAAAACAAATGATAATTGTGAGTGTGAGAGAAGAAAGAGAAGGAAGGATGAGACAATCTAGAAGATATCATTCTAATTTTGTATAGATATAGTATGTGCGTGTAAAGTTTATATAAAAAAGATAAAGATAAAGAAAATGAaagaaatttaaaaataaaaacaaattaTTAGTTGAAAATTACACCTTGAAATCTAAACATATGATGGGGAGCATTAAAAATGAGACTCATAAAACAGAAAAACAAATTGATAGCTTTATTAGTGTAAAAAAACTTAGACTTCATAAACTTTGTCTTGGGCAAACACACATGCATATGCTTCTAATTATTATAACCTAACTAATGAAGATATAGTTACATGCATAAGCAGCCATGACGGACATGATGTGGCGTGTCAAAAACACGAAGATTCAATGGGTGACCGGCTTGGAGGATGAAGCTAATTAAGAGGTAGGGTGTAGAGTTCGAGCAACTGAGAATGGGGAGGACCAATTGGATGATGCGAATGACAAAAGCTGAAGAAACAGAGCTGGCGGAGGACGCAGGTGGCAAATGGCGGCGGCTGGCGAAAACCTGGAGATGTCGGTGTCTGCCGGGATTGGAGGCGGTGATGGGCGACCGTAAGGGAGCAACGGCCGCAGAGCAGCTGCAGGCGAACAGGAGGGATTTGGCGATCTGGACAACAAAACCAATTTGGTACTCGATCGGACTTGGAGAAATAAGATGAATACAATAGGAGAAAGAGGAGAATCAGACCAAAAAAATCGATCATAAGACAATTTGTGTCGTCCGGAGGAAGATCTAAACCATAGCACTGATACCATGTTATGAATATGCGACTTAGTATTATCAGGAGGCTAAACCCATCATATATACAAGTACAAGTGGGAGAGCAAAGGCCAAAATACAGAAAGCCAAAAGCCATCATAAATATAACTCTAACATTTATGATTTTGTGCTTGGCAAAACTTCTATAAGTTATTTCTACTACTTCGCCGTAATTGAATCATTTATGTAACACCTATTGTTTGTTCAAGTGCATCATTTGTCATTCATTCAATGAGCTGGAAAAACCGTGCCATTTTACTATGCAACATTAGTTAATAGGGCATGTATTTGAAATTTTGGACAAGTCACGTAGAGAAGGTTTGCTGAGGGAGGGGTAGAGAAGGTGAGCAGTTTGTTAGGAAGAATTAATAATGTCTTGAACACATAAATAACTAGCATTATCAAAAGATATTTTTGGCCTCTAAAACATATATATTTACAATTGTCGAAATTGTTACTATATGACCCTTTGTAAAGCAATCAATGTACACAATTATAATAGCCTAGCGGTCCCTTGCTCCACTGATGAGTTGGCATGTGTATTTGTCATTTGAACTGCGCCACCATTTGCCTCGTCAATTGGCTCTGTAGTAATTTTATTTGGGTTTCTTGTGCGCCTCCGAGCCTTTTCAGCCCAGTTGACAAGGCCTTCAGTCACATTGTCATCAAATATAGTCTTCTTGAAAGAAGTACCCATCTACACAAAACGATGAGACTAAATCAGAATAAAACGATCGATAAGAAATATTTTTCTTACCATGTCAATAAAAACCTTTACAATGGTATCTATTTGTGAAAGCAAGCTTTGTGTTGCTCAAGAATGGCTACTTATAGGTAAATTTCAAGAAAAAAGAAGCATTAAATCCCAACAAAACTACAATTTTATCAAGTTTATGAATTGAACTCACATGAGAGACGATAGCGTATAGTGGTAGGGTGCTGTAACCACAAAGGAGTTGGCAGATTACGCTGAAAGAAGGAAAAGTGATGAGTATGTTCTCAAGATTTCTCAACACAGTATTGCTATTATTGTGATTTCTATGTACCTTATGACAATTCGAGTAATAACATATGTTGGTTTCCCCATGATGCATGATTTAAAACCGTATGTCACCTGCAAGGTTGATAAATGCCAGAGTTAGTTTTACTTTCGTTTATTAGATTCCAATTTGGAACTAGCAAATCCTAAACTTATAATCTGTTTGAAGGTTATGACACTCTCTAATACTTCAAGTAAATTTGGTCGAGTACAACTAGATTATTTATTGTTCTTACCAAGAGCCAGAAGAAAAATGCAATTTCAAATGCATTTTGAAACAGGACGACGTGGATCAACAGAAGGACTAATTTAGGCCGGTGGAACCAGAAGAAGTCATCTGAAGGGGCAACTACTAAATCTCCTCGAATAGCTGTATGCTTCTGGGCAACCTCATAAGCCAATTCCGTAATGATGTGCTCCATCTTACTTCCTACCACAAGTAGCATCTGCCAAAAACAAATACATAAGTTGATGTCATGACCCTGCCCCTTTATTGGATCATCCGTAGTTTGAAAGGTCGTTGTGGAAGTTATATGAAGGCATATAATTATTATTTAGTCCTTAAAACAAGCATACATGCAGCGGAAGTTCCTTTTATGTATTTTTCTATAGATAGTAAATCATGTTTACTTACAATGAATGGAACCAAGGTTATCCAAATGTAGACATACCACCCTACAATGTCGATAAACAAGAGTGGAGTTATTTTTCACATAAAAATATTGTCTAGTGAATGTAACCAAATAAAATTTTATAAAAATATTTTGCGAGAGTTTAACTCAATAAGAGTTATGTAAGTACTTATGGCCTTTAGTGATACATACCTTGAACATTCAATAGTAGGAATATCATCAGCATGGCCCAAAGGTACCAACTACATAAGCATAACATGGAGATCAATTCGATATTTTTCTCTATTGGTAATTGATATAGACATCGCAAATGATTTAGAAAAAAAGTAGGTCGCATATTTTGTAACAATGGCATTGAACATTTACCTGATACCGACAACCTTCTTAAAATCAAACTCCAAAGCTCTAATCATGTAACTATAAAAGTTGAATTTTGGTGTCCCCTTACAGTGTTTCTGTGAAAAAGGAATGAAGCTTATATATAAATTTCTTCGATTCCACTAGCAGTATTTACTAGAAAATGTAGGTTGGTTACCATGATGAAACCAAGTCTCATTGTTGTGTA is drawn from Triticum urartu cultivar G1812 unplaced genomic scaffold, Tu2.1 TuUngrouped_contig_6469, whole genome shotgun sequence and contains these coding sequences:
- the LOC125530660 gene encoding MLO-like protein 1 — its product is MAGGGGKAKPLEFTPTWIVASVCSVIVIISLLFERLLHRLGKRLMRSRKKPLYEALLKVKEELMLLGFISLLLTVFQGPMGKLCVSPGTMHHLLPCKPPPHKTDHLGGAVFTGVMGGARRLLAGGASSDEYCLKKGKVPLLSSEAIHQLHIFIFVLAVTHFVLSAITVLLGIAQTRNWRHWEAKIQENDGGAPKMIKHVQEFKFIQDHFKGHRKRSRIFGWMRSFFKQFYGSVTGEDYTTMRLGFIMKHCKGTPKFNFYSYMIRALEFDFKKVVGISWYLWAMLMIFLLLNVQGWYVYIWITLVPFIMLLVVGSKMEHIITELAYEVAQKHTAIRGDLVVAPSDDFFWFHRPKLVLLLIHVVLFQNAFEIAFFFWLLVTYGFKSCIMGKPTYVITRIVISVICQLLCGYSTLPLYAIVSHMGTSFKKTIFDDNVTEGLVNWAEKARRRTRNPNKITTEPIDEANGGAVQMTNTHANSSVEQGTARLL